The Arcobacter roscoffensis genome segment TTGATTTATCGGCTGATTACAGACTTGATTTAGAAACATATGAAAAACATTATTGTCCTCATGAAGATAAAGAGCATATAAAAGATTCTGTTTATGGATTACCTGAGTATTATGGTGAAGAACTAAAAGCTTCAAATTTAGTAGCAAACCCTGGATGTTTCCCAACAGCAGCACTTTTAGCACTTCTTCCTTTTATGGATGTTATTGATGCAGATGCACAAATCTTTATTGATGCAAAAACAGGAATGAGTGGTGCAGGTAAAGGTTTAAAAGAGATTACACACTTTGGTCATTTAAATGAAAATTGTCACTCTTATAATCCATTTAAACATAGACATATGCCAGAAATAGAAGAAAAAGTTAAACTTTTAAAAGATGTTGATTGTCAAATCAACTTTGTACCTTATTTATTGCCTGTAACAAGAGGTATGATTGTATCTGTATTTGCAACACTAAAAGAGGAAGTTGATGTAAAAGAGATATTAAATAATGCCTATAATGATAGTGAATTCGTAAGAATTAGAGAAACTCCTGTTGATTTAAAATCAACAGCAGGAACAAACTATTGTGATATTTTTGTTGATAGAAATAAAAAAGCTTTATTTATAAACTCATCAATAGATAACTTACTTAGAGGAGCTTCATCTCAAGCTGTGGTAAATGCAAATATCATGTGTGGCTTTGAAGAGGGTGAGGGTATTCCTAAAATTGCATATGTACCATAATATACAATTAGAAGAATCAGCTATTTTTGTAGCTGATTCTCACTTCAATAAAAAAAATAGGCACTTCCAAAGCTTT includes the following:
- the argC gene encoding N-acetyl-gamma-glutamyl-phosphate reductase, with protein sequence MNVAIIGASGYTGLELVKILINHPKFNITYIANSTGEQNVQDLHPCLKDVIDIEVSKADAKEVSKVADLAFLALPHKTSMFFAKELLELGVKVVDLSADYRLDLETYEKHYCPHEDKEHIKDSVYGLPEYYGEELKASNLVANPGCFPTAALLALLPFMDVIDADAQIFIDAKTGMSGAGKGLKEITHFGHLNENCHSYNPFKHRHMPEIEEKVKLLKDVDCQINFVPYLLPVTRGMIVSVFATLKEEVDVKEILNNAYNDSEFVRIRETPVDLKSTAGTNYCDIFVDRNKKALFINSSIDNLLRGASSQAVVNANIMCGFEEGEGIPKIAYVP